A genome region from Campylobacter concisus includes the following:
- a CDS encoding type VI secretion protein, giving the protein MSEKLKVVWYNGMNVDKVHFEQQERYFERNLNLKTISSFSNLYGVLDLEISSDLLLQGKIGLTKISCISQDGTIFNAPDQDELPEPLEISPSELNSAIIVLKLPISSGLVDVSLQNNLPNLKFTAKQALISSRVHDEASNDILNELDDKDDFELSSAFTQDKENLILASQRSSLGVFGSKMPYELSIPICKIKNIDLNKQITLDEKFIPTCIDISKNTFITNFIEELSFATKQHQESYFGLLGGVDQAKNRLDFSTYLILNMLKKWHLIFSYLLKKDKFHPEYLYEKLVDFQADLLALSHDNSFSEFIAYDHNNLTQTFVPLINNLRLLFSHILSPKYIMAQIVKNNHGFYDCIFDNPSIIENSEIYFAIHSDTKNEYLLKNFKEQCKIHTQSNIKGIVSSQLRGINVEQISVVPSTLPKLNDYIYYKIDKKDEIFKSFANQNVISVYITANLPNADIKMWALL; this is encoded by the coding sequence ATGTCTGAAAAGCTAAAAGTCGTTTGGTATAACGGAATGAACGTTGATAAGGTTCATTTCGAGCAGCAAGAAAGATATTTTGAGAGAAATTTAAACCTAAAAACTATCTCTTCTTTTTCAAATTTATACGGTGTTTTAGATTTAGAAATTTCAAGCGATCTTTTGCTTCAAGGCAAAATAGGGCTAACTAAAATTTCTTGTATCTCTCAAGATGGTACGATTTTTAACGCGCCAGATCAAGATGAATTGCCAGAACCGCTTGAGATAAGCCCAAGTGAGCTAAACTCAGCCATTATAGTGCTAAAACTACCTATTAGCTCAGGTTTAGTTGATGTTAGCTTGCAAAATAATTTACCAAACCTAAAATTTACAGCCAAGCAAGCACTTATCAGCTCAAGAGTGCATGATGAAGCTAGCAATGATATATTAAACGAGCTAGACGATAAAGATGATTTTGAACTATCTTCTGCCTTTACACAAGATAAAGAAAATCTAATCCTAGCAAGCCAAAGATCGTCTCTTGGAGTATTTGGCTCAAAGATGCCTTACGAGCTTAGCATACCAATTTGTAAAATAAAAAATATAGACCTAAATAAGCAAATAACACTTGACGAAAAATTTATTCCAACTTGTATTGATATCAGTAAAAACACCTTCATAACAAATTTTATAGAGGAGCTTAGCTTTGCTACAAAGCAACATCAAGAGAGTTATTTTGGGTTGCTAGGAGGTGTTGATCAAGCTAAAAATAGACTTGATTTTTCGACGTATTTAATACTAAATATGCTAAAAAAATGGCATTTGATATTCTCTTATTTGTTAAAGAAAGATAAATTTCACCCAGAGTATTTGTATGAAAAATTAGTTGATTTCCAAGCTGATTTGTTAGCACTTAGCCACGATAATAGTTTTAGCGAATTTATCGCCTACGATCACAATAACCTAACTCAAACTTTTGTGCCTTTGATAAATAATCTAAGACTTTTATTCTCACATATCTTATCTCCAAAATATATAATGGCACAGATTGTTAAAAATAATCACGGTTTTTATGACTGTATTTTTGATAATCCAAGCATTATTGAAAACTCAGAAATTTATTTTGCTATTCACAGTGATACGAAAAATGAGTATCTTCTTAAAAATTTTAAAGAGCAGTGCAAGATCCATACTCAATCAAATATAAAAGGAATAGTATCTTCACAGCTAAGAGGTATAAACGTAGAGCAAATTTCTGTTGTTCCTAGTACTTTACCAAAGTTAAACGATTATATCTATTACAAGATAGACAAAAAAGATGAAATTTTTAAAAGCTTTGCAAATCAAAATGTGATTAGCGTTTATATAACGGCAAATTTACCGAATGCTGACATTAAAATGTGGGCTTTATTATAA
- a CDS encoding glutamyl-tRNA amidotransferase produces MNENQNETSVLSQTNLLGLGTNLALDHVLPLLLLANRVSKLQNFSQSEMANLREKLINDILSTTSKISNLGIYEEDDIIRLRYCLCVFIDESLLKNEIFMNSFWANNTLTTRFFNENLGGNKFFGIMDKWFENVGKNKDFLEFIYACLVLGYKGKYETQEDCNEKISYLCENIAAAVSPLIKADENVFEKSYLKQTKKSFLEVFSLKRLKFYFILLAIAMIAAAFLYSTYSMDQNNIRNDSVLNNKIENFMDNK; encoded by the coding sequence ATGAACGAAAATCAAAATGAAACCTCAGTTTTAAGTCAAACAAATCTTTTGGGTCTTGGCACAAACCTTGCACTAGATCATGTGTTACCATTACTTCTTTTGGCAAATAGGGTTTCAAAATTACAAAATTTTTCACAGAGCGAAATGGCAAATTTACGTGAAAAATTGATAAATGATATCTTAAGCACTACTTCAAAGATATCAAATCTAGGTATTTACGAGGAAGACGATATTATTAGACTTAGATATTGCCTTTGTGTTTTTATAGATGAGAGCTTGCTAAAAAATGAAATTTTTATGAACAGCTTTTGGGCCAATAATACCCTGACAACAAGATTTTTTAATGAAAATCTAGGTGGAAATAAATTCTTTGGCATTATGGATAAGTGGTTTGAAAATGTTGGCAAAAATAAAGATTTCTTGGAATTTATATATGCTTGTTTGGTGCTTGGCTATAAGGGAAAATATGAAACCCAAGAAGATTGCAATGAAAAAATCTCTTATCTTTGTGAAAATATAGCTGCGGCCGTTTCTCCGCTCATAAAGGCCGATGAAAACGTATTTGAAAAGAGCTACTTAAAACAGACAAAGAAAAGCTTTCTTGAGGTATTTTCTCTAAAGCGTTTAAAATTTTATTTCATTTTGCTAGCCATTGCTATGATCGCAGCTGCATTTTTATATAGTACATATTCTATGGATCAAAACAATATCAGAAACGATAGTGTCCTAAATAATAAGATAGAGAATTTTATGGATAACAAGTAA
- a CDS encoding type VI secretion lipoprotein: MKKIFKFLSFLVFMLFLTGCAKDLIISNMPNSNLNYHGDNVPITIIAYKLRDVAKFKEASIIDLAEKNGEILGYDKIDSIKTQIQPNTNRYAFTNVYPDEVPYVGILVLYADQSKTNIKAYKATKEIKEKNIVFEITKNGVNVLDASSSKIQASK, encoded by the coding sequence ATGAAAAAAATATTTAAATTTCTATCTTTTTTAGTATTTATGCTATTTCTTACAGGATGCGCAAAAGATCTTATTATAAGCAATATGCCAAATTCAAATTTAAACTATCATGGCGATAATGTTCCTATAACTATCATAGCTTATAAATTAAGAGATGTAGCTAAATTTAAAGAAGCTAGCATTATCGATCTAGCCGAGAAAAATGGTGAAATACTAGGTTATGACAAGATTGACTCTATAAAAACACAAATTCAGCCAAATACAAATAGATATGCTTTTACAAATGTATATCCTGACGAGGTTCCGTATGTCGGTATTTTGGTACTTTATGCCGATCAGAGCAAGACAAATATCAAGGCTTACAAAGCTACAAAAGAGATAAAAGAAAAAAATATAGTTTTTGAAATAACAAAAAATGGCGTAAATGTTTTAGACGCTAGTAGCTCTAAAATACAAGCAAGCAAATAA
- a CDS encoding potassium transporter KefF, producing MKTLVILSHPNLAASHVNKALSQVAKAAADVEVRHLEGLYGLDIARIDARAEQDALAGAERIVFLYPMYWLNVPPMLKAYIDIVFSHELVGSGALKGKVLQLALSVSTPLGEYSKQGAIGFSLDEILTPLKIAANYCGMDFAAPFISSGFEPGEFGDDAVDAAAARFGKLLRGELSPSEYQI from the coding sequence ATGAAAACGCTCGTGATCTTATCGCACCCCAATCTCGCCGCATCGCACGTAAACAAAGCCTTATCGCAGGTAGCAAAGGCCGCCGCGGACGTTGAAGTGCGCCATTTGGAGGGGCTTTACGGCCTAGATATCGCGCGCATAGACGCCCGCGCAGAGCAAGACGCGCTAGCGGGTGCCGAGCGCATCGTATTTTTGTACCCGATGTACTGGCTAAACGTTCCGCCTATGCTAAAAGCCTATATCGACATCGTCTTTTCTCACGAGCTGGTGGGATCTGGCGCACTTAAGGGCAAGGTCTTGCAGCTTGCGCTAAGCGTTAGCACCCCGCTTGGCGAATACTCTAAGCAGGGCGCAATCGGCTTTAGCTTGGATGAAATTTTAACGCCGCTTAAGATCGCGGCAAACTACTGCGGGATGGACTTTGCCGCGCCGTTTATCAGCAGCGGATTTGAGCCAGGCGAGTTTGGCGATGATGCCGTAGATGCCGCAGCCGCGCGCTTTGGAAAACTTTTACGAGGAGAGCTAAGTCCTAGCGAATATCAAATTTAG
- a CDS encoding cytochrome C oxidase subunit II, with translation MSGAVVAMMIGVSTLLGACGLAALLWGLKTRQFDDERKFLDGAKFDDEDALNDAYELELRRKEKGYKPPE, from the coding sequence ATGAGCGGGGCGGTCGTGGCGATGATGATCGGGGTTTCTACGCTGCTGGGCGCGTGCGGGCTGGCGGCGCTGCTGTGGGGGCTCAAAACTAGGCAGTTTGACGACGAGCGAAAGTTTTTGGACGGGGCGAAATTTGACGACGAAGACGCGCTAAACGACGCCTATGAGCTGGAGCTACGCCGCAAAGAAAAAGGCTATAAACCGCCGGAGTGA
- a CDS encoding type VI secretion protein, whose protein sequence is MDYNENNLAYFQKEMAYLDETRALFIKNFPKVAPFLDTKSKDPDVESIIENMAILTSRIRQELDENIPLIAESLVNILMPSYTNPFPSVCMQEFTLRDDFSGVKEFIPKGSIVESKQINGVTCKFQTIFDINLLPLKITKAFMSNNKSDYLLNLNISVTKDELSTKELDVDFLNLYLGDNVYFSSTLLMWLKNYLKFITISFEDSDQEIKLSPDKLSLDEFDERLIKSDEFGFEAFELLKELSFFPSKLNFVRLNGLSFLKNFSAKSFNIKFIFSKDMPSGYVPRLEYFSLFATPAINLFVMSAEPILNNNRRSEYRIFLDRSNIDAYEIISINKVVAHSSNNEKRILKNYKSFERFEFLNDERAKDYYFVSNKTDIKLNSYKEISFFKSDSKDQTISIDTLCCNGDLPCKLRLGEIDRVLSHQGVTTKNLTIPTSVKRVKIDGNLLWKLVSILSFSYQSILEKGSFLALLNTFSTPDDEFFKKFANSLYDIKTKQIYRVDQGFAKRGLLCIFYIDESEFESIGNVYALGINLAKFLSKFASINSFCELKIKCIKSKILLNYDFLGGTKKLI, encoded by the coding sequence ATGGATTATAATGAAAATAATCTAGCTTATTTTCAAAAAGAGATGGCATATCTTGATGAAACAAGAGCCCTTTTTATTAAAAATTTTCCAAAAGTAGCACCCTTTTTAGATACTAAAAGCAAAGATCCTGATGTTGAGAGTATAATAGAAAATATGGCTATTTTAACATCGAGGATCAGGCAAGAACTAGATGAAAATATCCCACTAATCGCTGAGTCTTTAGTAAATATATTAATGCCAAGCTATACAAATCCTTTTCCATCAGTTTGTATGCAAGAATTTACATTAAGAGATGACTTCTCTGGGGTAAAAGAATTTATACCAAAAGGAAGTATAGTCGAGTCAAAGCAGATCAATGGCGTAACGTGCAAATTTCAAACAATCTTTGACATAAATTTGCTTCCCTTAAAGATAACAAAAGCTTTTATGTCAAACAATAAGAGTGATTATCTTCTAAATTTAAATATAAGCGTTACAAAGGACGAGCTTAGCACTAAAGAACTTGATGTAGACTTTTTAAATTTATATCTTGGAGATAATGTTTACTTCTCTTCTACGCTCTTAATGTGGCTAAAAAATTACTTGAAATTTATTACAATAAGTTTTGAAGATAGCGATCAAGAGATAAAGTTAAGCCCTGATAAACTTAGTTTAGATGAGTTTGATGAGCGTTTGATAAAGAGTGATGAGTTTGGATTTGAAGCGTTTGAGCTTTTAAAAGAGCTATCATTTTTTCCTTCAAAGCTAAATTTTGTGCGATTAAATGGACTTAGCTTTCTTAAAAATTTTTCCGCAAAAAGCTTTAATATTAAATTTATATTTTCAAAAGATATGCCAAGTGGATATGTGCCAAGGCTAGAGTATTTTTCTCTTTTTGCTACGCCTGCAATAAATTTATTTGTAATGAGTGCCGAGCCTATTTTGAATAACAATAGACGAAGCGAATATAGAATTTTTCTAGATCGCTCAAATATCGATGCTTATGAAATCATTTCAATAAATAAGGTGGTCGCTCATAGTAGTAATAATGAAAAAAGGATATTAAAAAACTATAAAAGTTTTGAGAGATTTGAATTTTTAAATGATGAGCGAGCAAAAGATTATTATTTTGTCAGCAATAAAACAGATATAAAACTAAACTCATATAAAGAAATTTCTTTTTTTAAAAGCGACTCTAAAGATCAAACCATTAGCATAGATACACTTTGCTGCAATGGTGATTTGCCTTGTAAGCTAAGACTTGGTGAGATAGATAGAGTGTTATCTCATCAAGGTGTAACAACTAAAAATTTAACCATTCCAACTAGTGTAAAGCGAGTAAAAATAGATGGAAATCTTCTTTGGAAACTAGTTAGCATATTATCTTTTAGTTATCAAAGTATACTAGAGAAGGGCTCTTTTTTAGCACTTCTTAATACCTTTAGCACGCCAGATGATGAGTTTTTTAAAAAATTTGCAAACTCGCTTTATGATATAAAAACAAAGCAAATTTATAGAGTTGATCAAGGCTTTGCAAAAAGAGGGTTGCTCTGCATATTTTATATAGATGAAAGTGAATTTGAGAGTATTGGAAATGTCTATGCTTTAGGTATAAATTTGGCTAAATTTTTATCAAAATTTGCATCAATCAATTCATTTTGTGAACTTAAAATAAAGTGTATAAAGAGTAAAATTTTGCTTAATTATGACTTCTTGGGTGGTACAAAAAAATTAATATGA